The nucleotide sequence CGGACCTGGTGCTGGCCACGAGTCAGCTGTTCGCGGGGCCGTCGCACCGCATCAAGCAGATAGTTCCAGTATTCAGACAATTCGCTGGGCCAGAATCGGGAAGGTCACGGGCCGATACCGAAACACCCACGACAGATCAGTCGCAGGGAGGTTTCGGATGCGTCGATGGCATGGTTGCGGCGCCGTAAAGATAGATTACCCCGCCCGTTTCGTCGCCGAGTCGTTTCGCATGAACCCCGACTGAAAACCCGTTCAGGCGGCGCGACGTTCCGAATGATCGTCCTGGACCGACTGGTCGGATTGATCCGGCGTCTGAGCCTGGCCGGTAGCGGCCGCGTCAGGCTCAGCCGAGTCCGCCGTCGACATCGCCAGCAGCTTCAGTTCCATGGCCGGCTCGGTCGTCGCTTCGAAGCTGGCGGCCCAGTGGTCGATGTCTTCCGGTGTCCAGGTTTCCAAACGCATTGCGGTGTCGGCCGAAGTGATTTTCACCTGGTCTTCTTCCATGAACCAAACCGCGACCCAATCGGCGTACGCCAAGCGCCGGCCACAAAAGAACCCTTCACGGATCACCATCGATTCAGCGAACCGAATCACGCCGCCCCCCGGCCCGGTCGCGGACGGGTCACCCGACGTTGTGCTTTCATCGGGCCGGCGAACCGATCCTGGCGCGTCAGGCTGTTGACGGATCCACGCCGTTAGGGCGTTGCGGATCATTGCCAGTCGTTGTGAATTGGTCATGCGATTGATCGCGAAAGATTGCCAAAGTGGATCGTCGGCGAACCGTCGGTGGCACCATTGACGGTGCACGGCCGTTGAACGGCGGCGAGCCGTGCCGGATTCCGGCGAGCCGCGCCCAGATCGGGCGTGCGATGCCATTTCCCGGGAGGTGCCGAACTCCTTCGCCAAGTGCTAAATTCGGATCTCGGCGGCCCGCATGTCCGGTTCATCTGGCAGGACAGTCACGTTGTCTCCAGATTGCCCAAAATGCCAATCGGGCGGCGATGCGATGCCCTCGATGCAATCCCTGCGAAACCGAATCGCTGTCACCGCCGCCAATTCACCCACTCGACGAAGCTCTCTTTTCCCCACCGAAGGCCTTTGGCAATGCGCATCTTGTTGGACGAAGACCAGCTGAAGCAGGGCGTGGAAGACTTGGCATCACGGATCGACCGTGACTATGGCCGTTCGGCGCTGACGGTCGTCGCGGTGATGACCGGATCGCTGGTCTTGTTCGCTGATCTGATCCGCCGTTTGTCGATGCCCCAGCGGGTCGGCGTGATCCAGGCGTCCAGTTATCGCGGCGGCACCCAGTCGGGCGACTTGCACGTCGATTCGGGCATGTTGATTGATGTGGCTGACCGCGACGTGTTGCTGGTCGATGACATCTTTGACACCGGCAAGACGCTGGATCGCCTGTGCGGCGTGATGCAAGAAATGGGGGCCCGTTCGGTCCGTACGGCGGTGCTGCTGCACAAGCAACGGGAACACATCACGTCGCTGCGTCCGGATTATGTGGCGTTTCAAATCCCCGACGAATTCGTCGTCGGATACGGGCTGGATTATCTGGACATGTACCGCAACCTGCCTTACCTGGCGGTCTTGGAACCGGAGGAGATTGAAGCGACCGCGGCGGAAGCGAAATCGTGAACCGACCGATCCGGATCCTGTTGATGGGCCGGCATTTCTGGCCCCATGGGTCACACGACAGCGCAATGGCGCTGTTGCGTTTGGCGTCCGGTCTGGCGCGACAAGGGATCCACGTGGAAGTCGTCACGCCCAAGCACTCGACGTCATGGACCCCGCGATGCCGCTGGGATCGTTTTTCGGTGCATCGCCCCGTGACGTTGCCCCGCCGCGACTGGGGATACGCCCGATACACCCGCCAACTGTCATCGTGGATCACCCAGCACGGCAGCCACTTTGACGCCATCGTGGTCGATTCAATGCGTGAAGAAGCCAGCGCGGGCGTCGACGCAGCGTCCGCACTGCAAATCCCCTGCATCGTCACCGATGCGGGATCCGATTGGAACGCCGACCACCAATGGGCGACCCGTTCACGATGGAATCAAAAAGTCTATCGCTCGGCGATGCAAGCCGATCGCATCCTGGCCCCCACGGCCGATTCCCATCGTCGGCTGATCGTCGACGGTTGCCCCGCCGACGCCATCGTCCGTCGTGCCGCCGGATTCACTTCGTTGTGTCCTGCCAACGCAGTTCGCCGCCGCGAAGCACGCACTTCACTGGGGCTGGCCAACCTGGACATGGCCGCGGATCCCGACGTACCGGTCGCCTTG is from Crateriforma conspicua and encodes:
- the hpt gene encoding hypoxanthine phosphoribosyltransferase; translation: MRILLDEDQLKQGVEDLASRIDRDYGRSALTVVAVMTGSLVLFADLIRRLSMPQRVGVIQASSYRGGTQSGDLHVDSGMLIDVADRDVLLVDDIFDTGKTLDRLCGVMQEMGARSVRTAVLLHKQREHITSLRPDYVAFQIPDEFVVGYGLDYLDMYRNLPYLAVLEPEEIEATAAEAKS